In a genomic window of Punica granatum isolate Tunisia-2019 chromosome 6, ASM765513v2, whole genome shotgun sequence:
- the LOC116211240 gene encoding agamous-like MADS-box protein MADS4, whose product MGRGRVELKRIENKINRQVTFAKRRNGLLKKAYELSVLCDAEVALIVFSNRGKLYEFCSSSSVLKTLERYQKCSYNAMEPTVSAKEASLELSSQQEYLKLKARYEALQKTQRNLLGEELGPLSSKELESLERQLDASLKQIRSTRTQYMLDQLSELQRKEYMLNEANRALKQRLMEGYQAANLLQLNPAADHEVGYGRQGAPPQPDGLFHQLDCEPTLHIGYQPDPVAAVTAGPSANNFMPGWLP is encoded by the exons atgggGAGAGGAAGAGTGGAGCTGAAGAGGATAGAGAACAAGATCAACAGGCAGGTGACCTTCGCCAAGCGCAGGAATGGGCTCCTCAAGAAAGCCTACGAGCTCTCCGTCCTCTGCGACGCTGAGGTTGCTCTCATCGTCTTCTCCAATAGAGGAAAGCTGTACGAGTTTTGCAGCTCCTCCAG CGTGCTCAAGACTTTGGAGAGGTACCAGAAATGCAGCTACAACGCAATGGAGCCGACTGTATCCGCAAAGGAAGCTTCCCTG GAACTAAGTAGCCAGCAGGAATATCTCAAACTGAAAGCACGGTATGAAGCCCTTCAAAAAACCCAGAG GAATCTACTGGGAGAAGAACTTGGCCCTTTGAGCAGCAAAGAGCTTGAATCCCTAGAGAGGCAGCTGGATGCGTCTCTTAAGCAGATCAGATCAACACGG ACTCAATACATGCTGGATCAACTCAGTGAACTTCAAAGGAAG GAATATATGCTCAACGAGGCAAATCGCGCTCTAAAACAACGG TTGATGGAGGGATACCAGGCGGCGAACCTGCTGCAGCTGAATCCGGCCGCAGATCATGAAGTGGGCTATGGCCGACAGGGGGCTCCGCCTCAGCCCGATGGGCTCTTCCACCAGTTGGACTGTGAGCCCACTCTCCATATCGG ATACCAGCCCGATCCTGTAGCAGCAGTCACGGCCGGACCGAGTGCCAACAACTTCATGCCGGGTTGGCTGCCGTGA
- the LOC116210660 gene encoding probable DNA primase large subunit, producing the protein MQPLRSHHQNDAIPALPLYRSAPPLEVRLEDFELYAIDRLRVLKAMSDGLSRGKNPEEMEKLVKGLLRANMRHPQASEDVNKDIISHFVLRLVYCRTEDLRKWFLSMETALFRYRFLLLTSNDHRRAVMAEFNLPYKAVSNAEYEGVKDKLGQVARSIGQPPPTANDIFYKVPFEEVPELVANRKVYIHKGYAYVAMNQVVSLVVTQFRSHLSKALILTNRKWTSTIREQEKDRLTPIVEALSTSYLGPDYSQPRESAEISIKDLDQIAKSSFPLCMRHLFEKLREDHHLKHGGRMQLGLFLKGVGLKLDDALAFWRAEFSQKVGAERFEKEYAYGIRHNYGKEGKRTDYTPFSCQKIISSTPGVGDNHGCPFRHFSEENLRAALSRMGVGTRAMEDVMDKVRNRHYQIACTLTFEAVHSSTCDAGINHPNQYFIDSQKILQSKNQSPGGS; encoded by the exons ATGCAGCCGTTGAGGTCTCATCACCAGAATGATGCAATTCCAGCTCTCCCTCTATACCGCTCTGCTCCACCCCTCGAAGTCAGGCTCGAAGATTTCGAGCTCTACGCCATTGACCGCCTCCGAG TGCTTAAGGCGATGTCGGATGGATTATCCCGGGGAAAAAATCCTGAGGAAATGGAAAAATTG GTAAAAGGTCTCTTGAGGGCAAATATGAGGCATCCCCAGGCTTCGGAGGACGTAAACAAGGACATCATCTCCCATTTTGTCCTGCGTCTTGTGTACTGTAGAAC GGAGGATCTGAGGAAATGGTTTCTGTCAATGGAGACGGCTCTATTCCGTTACCGGTTCTTGCTCTTAACTTCCAATGATCATCGG AGAGCGGTTATGGCCGAATTCAACCTTCCTTACAAAGCAGTCAGCAATGCAGAATATGAG GGTGTGAAGGACAAACTGGGCCAAGTCGCACGTTCCATTGGCCAGCCACCCCCAACTG CCAATGACATATTTTACAAG GTACCTTTTGAAGAAGTACCTGAACTTGTAGCCAACAGAAAAGTGTATATTCACAAAGGATATGCATATGTAGCAATGAATCAG GTAGTTTCCCTGGTTGTCACCCAGTTTCGCAGTCATCTCTCAAAAGCACTCATTTTGACTAACAG AAAATGGACCTCTACCATCAGAGAGCAGGAGAAGGATCGGTTGACCCCT ATTGTAGAAGCCTTATCTACAAGTTACTTGGGTCCTGATTACTCTCAG CCAAGAGAATCAGCAGAAATATCAATAAAAGATCTCGATCAGATTGCCAAGAGTTCCTTTCCCCTTTGTATGCGCCACTTATTTGAAAAG TTGAGAGAAGATCACCATTTGAAGCATGGAGGCAGAATGCAATTGGGGCTCTTCCTTAAG GGTGTTGGGTTGAAGCTTGACGATGCCCTTGCGTTTTGGAGGGCTGAGTTTTCACAGAAG GTTGGTGCTGAAAGGTTTGAGAAAGAATATGCTTACGGCATCCGACATAATTATGGGAAAGAAGGCAAAAGAACC GACTACACGCCCTTTTCTTGTCAAAAGATCATCTCATCAACTCCTGGCGTCGGGGATAATCATGGTTGCCCTTTCCGACACTTCAG CGAAGAGAATCTCAGAGCTGCTCTCAGTAGAATGGGAGTTGGAACTCGAGCAATGGAAGATGTGATGGACAAAGTCAGAAACCGACATTATCAG ATAGCTTGCACGTTAACATTTGAAGCTGTTCATTCCTCAACATGTGATGCTGGGATTAACCATCCAAATCAGTACTTTATTGACAGCCAAAAGATTCTGCAGTCAAAG AACCAATCTCCTGGGGGAAGTTGA
- the LOC116210661 gene encoding protein LAZY 1-like translates to MIKAQVVQRKMKLLDWMHRKFRHNSSEPLKDLLIGQPSFDDQHYYQKPNCESKAFKQAHRDKLFRNSFAGQEGEAVEEEYYEEESAAEMSELFHGFLAIGTLGSEPASINPATPTFTYSVEYITEKETEVTENELKLINDELEKVLAAEAKEDWCNDSSGRNSYVSTGRNSYVSTGRNSYVSTGRSSHGSTITLSGKPVEGQETNGNGGTVCPLQEYLFGSAMELSETPKVAKKEQRTSLGELFQRTKMTEDNYGVKIDKEEKRSEKDSEKSTMYLIKKFKKKVLPAASKSSTIAAGGSGDSSSAEKKLHKILQMFQRKVHPEHSTGEKEAGKQQAEAKKKTSCRGHNNGNQVLPDEDILIYPQRTLSKKSIRRFKSQLNPPHFTLTGNESCENKELWIKTDADYLVLEL, encoded by the exons ATGATCAAAGCTCAAGTTGTTCAACGCAAGATGAAG TTATTAGACTGGATGCACCGAAAATTCCGCCATAATAGCAGTGAACCGCTCAAGGATCTTCTCATAG GACAGCCGTCATTTGATGATCAACATTACTACCAGAAGCCAAACTGCGAGAGCAAGGCCTTCAAACAAGCTCATCGAGACAAACTCTTCAGGAATTCTTTTGCTGGCCAAGAAGGAGAAGCAGTTGAAGAAGAATATTATGAAGAAGAATCAGCAGCTGAAATGTCCGAGCTCTTCCATGGCTTTCTAGCCATTGGGACCCTCGGTTCAGAGCCAGCCAGCATCAACCCAGCAACTCCAACATTTACATACTCTGTCGAGTAtataactgaaaaagaaaCTGAAGTAACAGAGAATGAACTAAAGCTGATAAATGACGAATTGGAGAAAGTACTGGCAGCTGAAGCTAAGGAAGACTGGTGTAATGACTCATCTGGGAGAAACAGCTACGTGAGCACTGGAAGGAACAGCTATGTAAGCACTGGGAGGAACAGCTATGTAAGCACGGGAAGAAGCAGCCATGGTAGCACCATTACTCTCAGCGGCAAGCCAGTGGAGGGCCAAGAGACCAATGGAAATGGAGGTACAGTGTGTCCATTGCAGGAATATCTTTTTGGATCAGCCATGGAATTATCAGAGACGCCAAAAGTGGCAAAGAAGGAGCAAAGGACATCGCTGGGAGAGTTGTTTCAGCGGACTAAAATGACAGAGGACAACTATGGAGTGAAGATTGATAAAGAGGAGAAACGATCTGAGAAagattctgagaaatccaccATGTATCTCATAAAGAAGTTCAAGAAAAAAGTCCTTCCTGCTGCTTCCAAAAGCTCAACCATAGCTGCTGGAGGAAGCGGCGATTCCAGTTCGGCAGAGAAAAAGCTTCATAAG ATCCTGCAGATGTTCCAGCGAAAGGTTCACCCTGAACATTCAACAGGTGAGAAGGAGGCTGGGAAGCAGCAAGCTGAGGCTAAGAAGAAAACGTCTTGCAGGGGTCACAACAATGGAAATCAGGTTCTCCCAGATGAAGACATCCTGATATATCCCCAGAGGACTCTTTCAAAGAAGAGCATACGGCGCTTCAAGAGCCAACTTAACCCTCCTCATTTCACACTTACCGGCAATGAGTCGTGCGAGAACAAGGAGCTCTGGATTAAGACAGATGCGGATT ATCTGGTGTTGGAGCTCTAG